One window of the Shimwellia blattae DSM 4481 = NBRC 105725 genome contains the following:
- the rraB gene encoding ribonuclease E inhibitor RraB, translated as MANPELLEEQREETRLIIEELLEDGSDPDALYTIEHHFSADEFDDLEKVAVEAFKMGYEVTEPEELEVEDGLVVICCDALSECALNAELIDAQVEQLMNLAEKFNVEYDGWGTYYEDPNGEDGEEDEDGEEDEDGVDDDDNGVRH; from the coding sequence ATGGCAAACCCGGAACTCCTGGAAGAACAACGCGAAGAAACACGCCTGATTATTGAAGAATTACTGGAAGATGGCAGCGATCCGGACGCGCTGTACACCATCGAGCATCATTTCTCCGCTGATGAGTTTGATGACCTGGAAAAGGTCGCGGTGGAAGCCTTTAAAATGGGCTACGAAGTGACCGAGCCGGAAGAGCTGGAAGTGGAAGACGGTCTGGTGGTTATCTGCTGCGACGCCCTGAGCGAATGCGCCCTGAACGCGGAGCTTATCGACGCTCAGGTTGAGCAGCTGATGAACCTGGCGGAAAAATTCAACGTTGAATATGACGGCTGGGGCACCTACTACGAAGATCCGAATGGGGAAGACGGCGAAGAGGACGAAGACGGCGAAGAGGACGAAGACGGCGTTGACGACGACGACAACGGCGTGCGCCATTAA
- the argF gene encoding ornithine carbamoyltransferase, with protein MHALYHKSFLKLLDFTPAQVLGFVALAAKLKHDKKSGTEVPLLTGKNIALIFEKDSTRTRCSFEVAAYDQGARVTYLGSSGNQIGHKESIKDTARVLGSMYDGIQYRGYGQEIVETLAAYSGVPVWNGLTDEFHPTQLLADLLTMQEQLPGKSFNDMTLVYAGDARNNMGNSMLEAAALTGLDLRLVAPKACWPDPALVAECEALGKQTGARITLTEDIASGVKGADFIYTDVWVSMGEPKEKWAERIALLRDYQVNKQMLDLTGNPQVKFLHCLPAFHDDQTTMGKQMAETYGLHGGMEVTDEVFESENSVVFAQAENRMHTIKAVMVATLAKP; from the coding sequence ATGCACGCTCTGTATCACAAATCATTCCTGAAATTACTCGACTTTACCCCTGCCCAGGTGCTGGGTTTCGTGGCCCTGGCCGCTAAGCTCAAACATGACAAAAAAAGCGGAACCGAAGTCCCGCTACTCACCGGTAAAAATATCGCGCTCATCTTCGAAAAAGACTCAACGCGAACCCGTTGCTCTTTCGAAGTTGCCGCGTATGACCAGGGCGCGCGCGTCACCTACCTTGGCTCTTCCGGTAACCAGATTGGCCACAAAGAATCCATTAAAGATACCGCCCGGGTGCTGGGCAGCATGTACGACGGTATTCAGTACCGGGGTTACGGCCAGGAGATTGTTGAAACGCTGGCCGCCTATTCCGGGGTGCCGGTGTGGAACGGCCTGACGGACGAGTTCCACCCTACCCAGCTGCTGGCCGATCTGCTGACCATGCAGGAGCAGCTGCCGGGCAAAAGTTTTAATGACATGACCCTGGTCTACGCCGGGGATGCCCGTAATAACATGGGCAACTCCATGCTGGAAGCCGCCGCCCTCACCGGCCTGGATCTGCGCCTGGTGGCCCCGAAGGCCTGCTGGCCAGATCCGGCCCTGGTGGCAGAGTGCGAAGCGCTGGGGAAACAAACCGGCGCCAGAATCACCCTGACTGAAGATATCGCCAGCGGCGTAAAAGGCGCGGACTTTATCTATACGGATGTCTGGGTATCCATGGGCGAGCCAAAAGAGAAGTGGGCCGAGCGTATCGCCCTGCTGCGTGACTATCAGGTGAATAAGCAGATGCTCGATCTCACCGGTAATCCGCAGGTGAAATTCCTGCACTGTCTGCCTGCATTCCATGATGATCAGACCACCATGGGTAAACAGATGGCGGAAACCTACGGCCTGCACGGCGGTATGGAAGTAACGGATGAGGTGTTTGAATCAGAAAACAGCGTGGTGTTTGCCCAGGCGGAAAACCGCATGCACACCATTAAAGCGGTGATGGTCGCCACCCTGGCGAAGCCGTAA
- a CDS encoding YhcH/YjgK/YiaL family protein, translating to MIIGNIHSLQSWLPAELRQAIEHVKQHVTPETALGKHDIDGDRLFMLVSEDSTEPFADRRAEYHARYLDIQIVMRGMEGMTFSTLPAGKPDTDWLAEKDIAFLAKGEQEKTVILSAGDFVVFYPGEVHKPLCAVGDPAKVRKVVVKMRME from the coding sequence ATGATCATTGGCAATATTCATTCACTGCAATCATGGCTGCCGGCGGAACTGCGCCAGGCTATTGAGCATGTTAAACAGCACGTTACCCCGGAAACGGCGCTGGGTAAGCATGATATCGATGGTGACCGGCTGTTTATGCTGGTATCTGAAGACAGCACTGAGCCTTTTGCCGATCGCCGTGCGGAGTACCACGCGCGTTACCTGGATATCCAGATTGTGATGCGGGGAATGGAAGGGATGACATTCAGCACCCTGCCGGCAGGTAAGCCGGATACTGACTGGCTGGCGGAGAAAGATATCGCCTTCCTGGCAAAAGGGGAACAGGAGAAGACCGTGATCCTCAGTGCAGGGGATTTTGTGGTGTTCTACCCGGGCGAAGTACACAAACCGCTGTGCGCGGTGGGTGACCCGGCAAAAGTGCGCAAAGTTGTGGTAAAAATGCGCATGGAATAA
- the potE gene encoding putrescine-ornithine antiporter — protein MSTAKNKMGVVQLTILTAVNMMGSGIIMLPTKLAEVGTISIVSWLVTAVGSMALAWAFAKCGMFSKKSGGMGGYAEYAFGKAGNFMANYTYGVSLLIANIAIAISAVGYGTDLFGASLSPVAICIATIAVLWVCTIANFGGARITGQISGITVWGVIIPVVGLSIFGWFWFSPSMYAEAWNPHHAPIFEAISASISMTLWAFLGLESACANTDAVENPEKNVPIAVLGGTLGAAVIYIVSTNVIAGIVPNMDLANSTAPFGMAFAHIFNPTIGKVVTALMVISCCGSLLGWQFTIAQVFKSSADEGYFPRVFSRVTKADAPLKGMLVIVIIQTLLSFMTISPSLNRQFNVLVNLAVVTNIIPYILSMAALMVIQKAAKVAPAKARASNIIALVGALYSFYALYSSGEQAMMYGAIVTFLGWTLYGLISPRFEMRNV, from the coding sequence ATGAGTACAGCAAAAAATAAAATGGGTGTGGTACAGCTCACCATTTTAACTGCCGTGAATATGATGGGATCCGGGATTATTATGCTGCCCACCAAGCTGGCTGAAGTCGGGACAATTTCTATTGTCTCCTGGCTGGTAACCGCGGTGGGATCGATGGCCCTTGCCTGGGCATTCGCCAAGTGCGGGATGTTCAGTAAAAAATCCGGCGGGATGGGGGGCTATGCGGAATATGCCTTCGGGAAAGCCGGTAACTTTATGGCGAACTATACCTACGGGGTATCCCTGCTTATTGCCAATATCGCGATTGCAATTTCAGCGGTAGGTTATGGTACTGACCTGTTTGGTGCCTCTTTATCCCCGGTGGCTATCTGTATTGCGACCATTGCCGTGCTGTGGGTATGTACCATTGCGAACTTCGGGGGCGCGCGCATTACCGGCCAGATCAGCGGGATCACCGTCTGGGGTGTCATTATTCCGGTAGTTGGTTTGTCTATTTTTGGCTGGTTCTGGTTTAGCCCGTCAATGTATGCCGAGGCCTGGAACCCGCATCACGCACCGATTTTTGAAGCGATCAGTGCCTCTATTTCTATGACGCTGTGGGCCTTCCTGGGGCTGGAATCTGCCTGTGCGAATACCGACGCGGTAGAAAACCCGGAGAAGAACGTCCCTATCGCGGTACTGGGCGGGACACTGGGTGCGGCGGTGATTTATATCGTCTCCACTAACGTGATTGCCGGTATTGTGCCGAATATGGATCTGGCGAATTCAACCGCCCCGTTCGGGATGGCTTTTGCCCATATCTTTAACCCGACAATCGGTAAAGTGGTTACCGCGCTGATGGTTATCTCCTGCTGTGGCTCCCTGCTGGGCTGGCAGTTCACCATCGCCCAGGTCTTTAAATCCTCAGCAGATGAAGGCTACTTCCCGCGGGTATTCTCCCGGGTCACCAAAGCCGATGCCCCGTTAAAAGGGATGCTGGTGATTGTGATTATCCAGACGCTGCTGTCGTTTATGACCATTAGCCCGTCGCTGAACCGCCAGTTCAACGTGCTGGTTAACCTGGCCGTGGTGACCAATATTATTCCTTATATCCTGTCCATGGCGGCGCTGATGGTAATTCAGAAAGCGGCGAAAGTGGCACCGGCTAAGGCCCGGGCATCCAATATCATTGCGCTGGTCGGGGCGCTGTACAGCTTCTATGCCCTGTACTCCTCCGGTGAGCAGGCCATGATGTATGGTGCGATAGTCACCTTCCTGGGCTGGACACTGTACGGGCTGATTTCACCGCGTTTTGAAATGCGCAATGTCTGA
- the speF gene encoding ornithine decarboxylase SpeF, with translation MSTLNKIAVSNGVLNSFDTVRETVDIHSSDLTDVSAVVLSAEDAANGTLTHIEETGFNIPVFVASCCQETLDADVLPRVTGVIDTNDGNGDFYGKQVEAAAEKYEKDMLPPFFGRLKDYVSKGYAAFDCPGHQGGQFYRRHPAGRQFFDYFGETLFRSDLCNADVAMGDLLIHEGAPCEAQQHAAKVYNADKTYFVLNGTSSSNKVVLNALLAPGDLVLFDRNNHKSIHHGALLQAGATPVYLETARNPYGFIGGIDSHCFSEAYLRGLINEVAPQRAKEARPFRLAVIQLGTYDGTIYNARQVVDKIGHLCDYILFDSAWVGYEQFIPMMKDCSPLLLDLNENDPGILVTQSVHKQQAGFSQTSQIHKKDSHIKGQARYVNHKRMNNAFMMHASTSPFYPLFAALDVNAKMHEGASGKRMWLECVKNGIEARKLLLKLCHHIKPFIPATVNGKKWEDHDTEEMANDLRFFNFIPGERWHAFEGYADHQYFVDPCKLMLTTPGINTATGEYESFGVPATILANFLRENGIVPEKCDLNSILFLMTPAEDMAKLQHLVAQIARFERLLDEDAPLSEVLPALYANNEERYRGYSIRRLCQEMHDLYVSYDVKTLQKEMFRKANFPKMVMNPREAYLEYVRGNIDLVPLSQIEGRIAAEGALPYPPGVLCVVPGEVWGGAVQRYFLALEEGINLLPGFAPELQGVYIQKGEDGLQHAFGYVLKNK, from the coding sequence ATGTCTACGTTAAATAAAATAGCGGTCAGTAATGGTGTGCTGAATAGCTTTGATACCGTACGTGAAACCGTTGATATTCACAGCAGCGATTTAACCGATGTTTCCGCAGTGGTTCTTTCTGCCGAAGATGCCGCGAATGGCACCCTGACACACATTGAAGAGACGGGGTTTAATATCCCGGTATTTGTGGCCTCCTGCTGCCAGGAGACGCTGGATGCAGACGTGCTGCCGCGCGTTACCGGTGTGATTGACACCAACGACGGCAACGGTGACTTCTACGGTAAACAGGTAGAAGCCGCCGCAGAAAAATATGAAAAAGACATGCTGCCGCCGTTCTTTGGCCGCCTGAAGGATTATGTCAGCAAGGGCTATGCCGCCTTTGACTGCCCGGGGCACCAGGGCGGGCAGTTCTACCGCCGCCACCCGGCAGGCCGCCAGTTCTTTGACTACTTTGGCGAAACCCTGTTCCGTTCTGACCTGTGTAACGCCGACGTGGCCATGGGTGACTTGCTGATTCACGAAGGGGCACCCTGTGAAGCTCAGCAGCACGCGGCTAAAGTCTATAATGCGGATAAAACGTATTTCGTACTGAACGGTACATCGTCTTCCAATAAGGTGGTTCTGAATGCACTACTTGCGCCCGGCGATCTGGTATTGTTTGACCGAAACAACCACAAATCCATCCACCACGGCGCGCTGCTGCAAGCCGGTGCAACCCCGGTATATCTGGAGACAGCACGTAACCCGTATGGCTTCATTGGCGGTATTGATTCTCATTGCTTCTCGGAAGCGTACCTGCGCGGCCTGATTAACGAGGTTGCCCCGCAGCGCGCCAAAGAGGCCCGCCCGTTCCGCCTGGCGGTGATCCAGTTAGGCACCTATGACGGGACCATCTACAACGCCCGTCAGGTCGTGGATAAGATTGGTCACCTGTGTGATTACATCCTGTTTGACTCCGCCTGGGTGGGGTATGAACAGTTTATTCCGATGATGAAAGACTGCTCACCGCTGCTGCTGGATCTGAATGAAAACGATCCGGGCATCCTGGTTACCCAGTCAGTACACAAACAGCAGGCTGGCTTCTCCCAGACCTCACAAATCCACAAAAAAGACAGCCATATCAAAGGCCAGGCGCGTTACGTTAACCATAAACGCATGAATAACGCCTTTATGATGCACGCCTCTACCAGCCCGTTCTATCCGCTGTTTGCCGCCCTGGACGTGAACGCCAAAATGCACGAAGGGGCCAGCGGTAAACGCATGTGGCTGGAGTGTGTGAAAAACGGTATCGAAGCCCGTAAGCTGCTGTTAAAACTCTGCCACCATATCAAGCCGTTTATCCCTGCTACCGTGAACGGTAAAAAATGGGAAGATCACGACACGGAAGAGATGGCCAACGATCTGCGCTTCTTTAACTTTATCCCGGGCGAACGCTGGCATGCGTTTGAAGGGTATGCGGATCACCAGTATTTTGTTGACCCCTGCAAACTGATGCTCACCACCCCGGGGATTAATACCGCCACCGGTGAATATGAGTCCTTCGGGGTGCCGGCCACCATCCTGGCTAACTTCCTGCGTGAGAATGGTATCGTCCCGGAAAAATGCGACCTGAACTCCATTCTGTTCCTGATGACACCGGCAGAAGATATGGCGAAACTGCAGCATCTGGTGGCTCAGATTGCCCGCTTTGAACGCCTGCTGGATGAAGACGCACCGTTATCTGAAGTGCTGCCTGCTCTGTATGCCAATAATGAAGAACGTTATCGCGGATATTCTATTCGCCGCCTGTGCCAGGAAATGCATGATCTTTATGTCAGCTACGATGTGAAAACGCTGCAAAAAGAGATGTTCCGTAAAGCGAATTTCCCGAAAATGGTGATGAACCCGCGTGAGGCTTATCTGGAATATGTGCGTGGCAATATTGATCTGGTGCCATTAAGCCAGATTGAAGGCCGGATCGCCGCAGAAGGTGCTCTGCCGTATCCTCCGGGAGTGCTGTGTGTTGTTCCGGGTGAAGTATGGGGCGGCGCGGTACAGCGTTATTTCCTGGCGCTGGAAGAGGGGATTAACCTGCTGCCTGGTTTCGCACCTGAATTGCAGGGCGTTTATATCCAGAAAGGTGAAGACGGATTACAGCACGCCTTCGGATATGTACTGAAAAATAAATAA
- the speFL gene encoding leader peptide SpeFL produces the protein MENNNRSWPHIRRVTHIMMVSHRSCFDFHTFNSKRSSLLAS, from the coding sequence ATGGAAAATAACAATAGATCATGGCCGCACATTCGGCGGGTAACGCATATTATGATGGTTTCTCATCGTAGTTGCTTCGACTTCCATACTTTCAATTCTAAAAGATCCTCTCTCCTGGCCAGCTAA
- the pyrB gene encoding aspartate carbamoyltransferase has translation MANPLYHKHIISINDLSRDELELVLATAASLKANPQPELLKHKVIASCFFEASTRTRLSFETSIHRLGASVVGFSDSSNTSLGKKGETLADTISVISTYVDAIVMRHPQEGAARLATEFSGGIPVVNAGDGANQHPTQTLLDLFTIRETQGRLENLNIAMVGDLKYGRTVHSLTQALAKFSGNRFYFIAPDALAMPQYILDMLDEKGIAWSLHENMEEVMGELDILYMTRVQKERLDPSEYANVKAQFILRAADLTGARDNMKVLHPLPRIDEITTDVDTTPHAWYFQQAGNGIFARQALLALVLNRDLAL, from the coding sequence ATGGCCAACCCGCTCTACCATAAACACATTATTTCAATTAACGATCTAAGCCGTGATGAACTGGAACTGGTGCTGGCAACGGCGGCCAGCCTGAAGGCGAACCCTCAGCCCGAGCTGTTAAAACACAAAGTGATCGCCAGCTGCTTTTTTGAGGCGTCCACCCGTACCCGCCTCTCTTTTGAGACCTCCATCCACCGTCTTGGCGCGTCGGTGGTGGGCTTTTCCGACAGCAGCAATACGTCGCTCGGCAAAAAAGGGGAAACCCTGGCCGACACCATTTCGGTTATCAGCACCTATGTGGATGCGATTGTCATGCGCCACCCTCAGGAAGGGGCCGCCCGCCTGGCAACGGAGTTCTCCGGCGGGATCCCGGTGGTAAATGCCGGTGACGGCGCGAACCAGCACCCCACCCAGACCCTGCTGGATCTGTTCACCATTCGTGAAACCCAGGGGCGCCTGGAAAACCTGAATATCGCCATGGTGGGGGATCTGAAGTATGGCCGCACGGTCCACTCCCTGACCCAGGCGCTGGCGAAGTTTAGCGGTAACCGGTTCTACTTTATCGCCCCGGATGCGCTGGCTATGCCCCAGTACATCCTCGATATGCTGGATGAGAAAGGCATCGCCTGGAGCCTGCATGAAAACATGGAAGAGGTGATGGGCGAGCTGGATATTCTGTATATGACCCGGGTACAAAAAGAGCGCCTTGACCCGTCAGAGTATGCCAACGTGAAGGCGCAGTTTATTCTGCGGGCGGCGGATCTTACCGGCGCCCGGGACAATATGAAGGTGCTGCACCCACTGCCGCGTATTGATGAAATCACCACCGACGTAGACACCACCCCACACGCCTGGTACTTCCAGCAGGCGGGGAACGGTATTTTTGCCCGCCAGGCACTTCTGGCACTGGTTCTGAATCGCGATCTGGCACTGTAA
- the pyrI gene encoding aspartate carbamoyltransferase regulatory subunit: protein MTHDNKLQVEAINRGTVIDHIPAQVGFKLLTLFRLTETDARITIGLNLPSRELGRKDLIKIENTFLTDDQVNQLALYAPHATVNRIDNYTVVGKSSPILPDHIDNVLTCPNSNCISRSEPVSSSFRVIRRAADISLKCKYCEKEFTQQVVLAG from the coding sequence ATGACACACGATAATAAATTACAGGTAGAAGCCATTAACCGCGGCACCGTAATTGACCATATTCCGGCTCAGGTCGGGTTCAAACTGCTGACCCTGTTCCGCCTGACCGAAACCGATGCACGTATCACCATCGGCCTGAATCTGCCCTCCCGGGAGCTGGGGCGCAAAGACCTTATCAAAATTGAGAACACCTTCCTCACTGACGATCAGGTTAACCAGCTGGCCCTCTATGCCCCCCACGCTACAGTAAACCGTATCGACAACTACACGGTGGTGGGTAAATCGAGCCCGATTCTGCCTGACCATATTGATAATGTCCTCACCTGCCCGAACAGCAACTGCATCAGCCGCAGCGAGCCGGTCAGCTCCAGTTTCCGGGTGATCCGCCGCGCGGCGGATATCAGCCTGAAGTGCAAATACTGTGAGAAAGAGTTCACCCAGCAGGTGGTTCTGGCAGGATAG
- the ridA gene encoding 2-iminobutanoate/2-iminopropanoate deaminase has translation MSVISTERAPAAIGPYVQGVDLGSMVITSGQIPVDPKTGAVADDVAAQARQSLENVKAIVEAAGLKVGDIIKTTVFVKDLNDFGVVNATYEAFFTEHQAVFPARSCVEVARLPKDVKIEIEAIAVRR, from the coding sequence ATGTCAGTCATCAGTACGGAACGCGCACCCGCCGCCATCGGTCCTTATGTCCAGGGCGTTGATCTGGGCAGTATGGTTATCACCTCTGGTCAGATCCCGGTCGATCCTAAAACCGGTGCCGTTGCCGATGACGTGGCCGCCCAGGCTCGTCAGTCACTGGAGAACGTCAAAGCCATCGTGGAAGCCGCTGGTCTGAAAGTGGGCGATATCATCAAGACCACGGTATTTGTTAAAGATCTGAACGATTTTGGCGTGGTCAATGCCACTTACGAAGCGTTCTTCACCGAACATCAGGCTGTGTTCCCGGCCCGCTCCTGTGTGGAAGTGGCCCGCCTGCCAAAAGACGTGAAAATCGAAATTGAAGCGATTGCCGTGCGCCGCTAA
- a CDS encoding TRAP transporter large permease gives MDAFILLFTLAIMLAIGVPVAYAVGISAIIGAWYIDIPLEALMIQLTSGVNKFSLLAIPFFILAGAIMAEGGIARRLVNFAYIFVGFIRGGLSLVNIVASTFFGAISGSSVADTASIGSVMIPEMDKKGYPRDFAAAVTASGSVQAILTPPSHNSVIYSLATGGTVSIAALFIAGVLPGLLMSLTLMATCVAFAHKRGYPKGERVPFRQALKIFTDTLWGLMTVVIIMGGILSGIFTATESAAIACLWAFFVTMFIYKDYKWSELPKLMYRTVKTVTIVMILIGFAAAFGAIMTYMQLPARITEFFTSISDNKYVILMCINIMLLLIGTLMDMAPLILILTPVLLPVVVALGVDPVHFGMIMLVNLGIGLITPPVGSVLFVASAVSKQRIEQVVKGMLPFYGILFLILMLVTYVPALSLFLPKLFGVM, from the coding sequence ATGGATGCTTTTATTCTGTTGTTTACGCTGGCGATTATGCTGGCAATCGGCGTGCCGGTGGCCTATGCGGTAGGTATCAGCGCCATTATCGGGGCCTGGTACATTGATATCCCGCTGGAAGCGCTGATGATCCAGCTGACCAGCGGGGTGAATAAGTTCTCCCTGCTGGCGATTCCGTTCTTTATTCTGGCCGGGGCGATCATGGCCGAGGGGGGTATCGCCCGGCGGCTGGTCAACTTCGCCTATATCTTTGTCGGGTTTATTCGCGGCGGCCTGTCGCTGGTGAACATTGTGGCTTCTACCTTCTTCGGGGCCATTTCCGGCTCTTCGGTGGCGGATACCGCCTCCATTGGCTCGGTGATGATCCCGGAAATGGACAAAAAAGGCTATCCGCGCGACTTCGCCGCAGCGGTGACCGCCAGCGGCTCGGTGCAGGCTATCCTCACACCCCCCAGTCATAACTCGGTGATTTACTCGCTGGCAACCGGCGGCACCGTGTCGATTGCGGCGCTGTTTATTGCCGGGGTATTGCCGGGCCTGCTGATGAGCCTGACGCTAATGGCAACCTGCGTGGCCTTTGCCCATAAGCGCGGCTACCCGAAAGGGGAGCGGGTGCCCTTTCGCCAGGCGCTGAAGATCTTTACCGACACCCTGTGGGGGCTGATGACGGTGGTGATCATTATGGGGGGGATCCTGTCGGGGATCTTTACCGCCACGGAATCTGCCGCCATCGCCTGCCTGTGGGCGTTCTTCGTGACGATGTTTATCTACAAAGACTATAAGTGGTCGGAATTGCCGAAGCTGATGTACCGCACGGTAAAGACGGTAACCATCGTGATGATCCTGATTGGCTTTGCGGCGGCGTTCGGCGCCATCATGACCTATATGCAGCTGCCCGCGCGGATCACCGAGTTCTTCACCAGCATCTCGGATAATAAATATGTGATTCTGATGTGCATCAACATCATGCTGCTGCTGATTGGCACCCTGATGGATATGGCCCCGCTGATCCTGATCCTGACGCCGGTTCTGCTGCCGGTGGTTGTGGCGCTGGGGGTGGATCCGGTGCACTTCGGGATGATCATGCTGGTTAACCTCGGGATCGGGCTGATTACCCCGCCGGTAGGATCAGTGCTGTTTGTGGCAAGTGCCGTGAGTAAGCAGCGCATTGAGCAGGTGGTGAAAGGGATGCTGCCGTTTTACGGCATTCTGTTTCTGATCCTGATGCTGGTGACCTATGTCCCGGCCCTGTCTCTCTTTCTGCCGAAGCTGTTTGGTGTGATGTAA
- a CDS encoding TRAP transporter small permease — protein MGERYSLVMDLLYRVSMWIAGIALLIMVSVIPVGIFARYVMNNALSWPEPISILCMVTFTFIGAAVSYRAGAHIAVTMLTERLGESGRKACGVLADIMLLAISVFILWYGGALCLELWQQPVAEFPLLTAGQNYLPLPIGSAITILFIFEKIVRGPQNQRPVVMLGSTT, from the coding sequence ATGGGTGAACGCTATTCACTGGTGATGGACCTGTTGTACCGCGTATCCATGTGGATCGCCGGTATCGCATTACTTATTATGGTCAGTGTTATTCCGGTCGGGATATTCGCCCGCTACGTGATGAATAATGCCCTTTCCTGGCCAGAGCCCATTTCCATATTATGCATGGTGACCTTTACTTTTATTGGAGCGGCGGTCAGTTACCGCGCCGGTGCCCATATTGCCGTCACCATGCTGACTGAGCGCCTGGGGGAATCGGGCCGTAAAGCCTGCGGGGTACTGGCAGATATTATGCTGCTGGCAATCAGCGTCTTTATTTTGTGGTACGGGGGTGCTCTGTGTCTGGAATTATGGCAGCAGCCGGTGGCGGAGTTCCCGTTACTGACCGCCGGGCAAAATTACCTGCCGCTGCCGATTGGCTCTGCCATCACCATTTTGTTTATTTTTGAAAAAATCGTCCGCGGGCCGCAGAACCAGCGCCCGGTGGTGATGCTGGGCTCAACAACCTGA
- a CDS encoding TRAP transporter substrate-binding protein, with translation MNMVRKLSALCIGSALLFTTQGAIAQTFRAADVHPADYPNVVAVKHMGEKLKTATDGRLEIKTFPGGVLGDEKQTIEQAQIGAIDIIRVSMTPVAAILPEINVFTLPYIFRDEDHMHKVLDGMIGKEIGDRLTASKQSRLVFLGWMDAGTRNLITKAPLAKAEDLNGMKIRVQASPVSLDTLKAMGANPVAMGVSEVFSGMQTGVVDGTENNPPTYVAHNYLPVAKNYTWSKHFIIPELFLFSKVKWDKLKKEDQELIIKLAKEAQAEQRELWQIYNAKSLETMKANGVNFQDVDIKYYYTATQSVRDKYGKDHQELIKRIQDVQ, from the coding sequence ATGAATATGGTCAGGAAACTGTCCGCTTTATGTATTGGTTCGGCATTGTTATTCACTACTCAGGGCGCTATTGCCCAGACATTTCGCGCGGCGGATGTACACCCGGCGGATTATCCTAATGTGGTGGCCGTTAAACATATGGGGGAGAAACTCAAAACGGCAACCGATGGCCGCCTGGAAATTAAAACCTTTCCGGGCGGGGTATTAGGCGATGAGAAGCAGACGATAGAGCAGGCCCAGATTGGGGCTATTGATATTATCCGCGTCTCCATGACGCCGGTTGCGGCTATTCTGCCGGAAATTAATGTCTTTACGCTGCCCTATATCTTCCGTGATGAAGACCATATGCATAAAGTGCTGGACGGCATGATAGGCAAAGAGATTGGCGATCGCCTGACAGCCAGCAAACAGTCGCGGCTGGTCTTCCTCGGCTGGATGGATGCGGGCACCCGCAACCTGATAACCAAAGCCCCCCTGGCGAAGGCAGAAGATCTGAACGGGATGAAAATACGTGTCCAGGCAAGCCCCGTATCGCTCGACACCCTGAAAGCCATGGGGGCTAACCCGGTGGCGATGGGGGTCAGTGAAGTCTTCAGCGGCATGCAGACCGGGGTCGTCGACGGCACGGAGAATAACCCGCCAACCTATGTGGCCCATAACTATTTACCGGTCGCGAAAAACTACACCTGGAGTAAGCACTTTATTATTCCTGAGCTGTTCCTGTTTTCTAAAGTAAAGTGGGATAAGCTGAAAAAAGAAGATCAGGAATTAATTATTAAGCTGGCTAAAGAAGCCCAGGCCGAACAGCGTGAGCTGTGGCAGATTTATAACGCCAAATCTCTGGAAACCATGAAAGCCAATGGGGTTAATTTCCAGGATGTCGATATTAAATATTATTATACAGCCACACAATCTGTACGTGATAAGTACGGTAAAGACCATCAGGAGCTGATTAAGCGCATTCAGGACGTCCAGTAA